One window of the Carcharodon carcharias isolate sCarCar2 chromosome 26, sCarCar2.pri, whole genome shotgun sequence genome contains the following:
- the c26h15orf40 gene encoding UPF0235 protein C15orf40 homolog isoform X4, protein MFSEKGRNGLHKMKVKNAAKLALAPQGPVKFDKDGSVLVAIHAKPGAKQNAVTDVSEEAVGVAIAAPPSDGEANAELVRYLAKVLELKRSEVVLDKGYRSREKVVKILAPLTPEEVQERLKTTAATN, encoded by the exons ATGTTTAGTGAGAAGGGCCGCAATGGACTG CATAAGATGAAAGTGAAGAATGCTGCAAAACTAGCACTGGCACCTCAGGGACCTGTGAAATTTGATAAGGATGGTTCTGTTTTGGTTGCTATTCACGCCAAACCTGGAGCCAAACAAAATGCTGTAACAG ATGTGTCGGAAGAAGCAGTTGGCGTGGCCATCGCAGCCCCCCCATCTGATGGGGAGGCGAATGCAGAACTGGTTCGCTATCTGGCCAAGGTGCTCGAATTGAAGAGAAGTGAAGTTGTCCTGGACAAG GGTTACAGATcgcgtgagaaggtggtgaagatTCTGGCTCCATTAACCCCGGAAGAGGTACAAGAAAGACTCAAAACCACAGCTGCCACAAACTAG
- the c26h15orf40 gene encoding UPF0235 protein C15orf40 homolog isoform X5, whose product MFSEKGCDGLHKMKVKNAAKLALAPQGPVKFDKDGSVLVAIHAKPGAKQNAVTDVSEEAVGVAIAAPPSDGEANAELVRYLAKVLELKRSEVVLDKGYRSREKVVKILAPLTPEEVQERLKTTAATN is encoded by the exons ATGTTTAGTGAGAAGGGCTGCGATGGACTG CATAAGATGAAAGTGAAGAATGCTGCAAAACTAGCACTGGCACCTCAGGGACCTGTGAAATTTGATAAGGATGGTTCTGTTTTGGTTGCTATTCACGCCAAACCTGGAGCCAAACAAAATGCTGTAACAG ATGTGTCGGAAGAAGCAGTTGGCGTGGCCATCGCAGCCCCCCCATCTGATGGGGAGGCGAATGCAGAACTGGTTCGCTATCTGGCCAAGGTGCTCGAATTGAAGAGAAGTGAAGTTGTCCTGGACAAG GGTTACAGATcgcgtgagaaggtggtgaagatTCTGGCTCCATTAACCCCGGAAGAGGTACAAGAAAGACTCAAAACCACAGCTGCCACAAACTAG
- the c26h15orf40 gene encoding UPF0235 protein C15orf40 homolog isoform X2: MRFNVAPQLQLRGAHARLGWALWEFGPGPVAWRLGRLIPRALTLGLGLHAKDSVLHKMKVKNAAKLALAPQGPVKFDKDGSVLVAIHAKPGAKQNAVTDVSEEAVGVAIAAPPSDGEANAELVRYLAKVLELKRSEVVLDKGYRSREKVVKILAPLTPEEVQERLKTTAATN; this comes from the exons atgaggtttaatgttgCTCCCCAGCTGCAGCTGCGGGGGGCGCATGCGCGGCTGGGCTGGGCACTCTGGGAGTTTGGGCCTGGTCCTGTTGCCTGGCGACTGGGCCGCCTAATCCCCCGGGCGCTCACTTTGGGGCTTGGTCTTCATGCGAAGGATTCGGTTTTG CATAAGATGAAAGTGAAGAATGCTGCAAAACTAGCACTGGCACCTCAGGGACCTGTGAAATTTGATAAGGATGGTTCTGTTTTGGTTGCTATTCACGCCAAACCTGGAGCCAAACAAAATGCTGTAACAG ATGTGTCGGAAGAAGCAGTTGGCGTGGCCATCGCAGCCCCCCCATCTGATGGGGAGGCGAATGCAGAACTGGTTCGCTATCTGGCCAAGGTGCTCGAATTGAAGAGAAGTGAAGTTGTCCTGGACAAG GGTTACAGATcgcgtgagaaggtggtgaagatTCTGGCTCCATTAACCCCGGAAGAGGTACAAGAAAGACTCAAAACCACAGCTGCCACAAACTAG
- the c26h15orf40 gene encoding UPF0235 protein C15orf40 homolog isoform X1, producing the protein MRRIRFWCVPLTLSAPGASAGPGFQRLSPAGWPLLTAPNLGLGVRAARGIRERTMPKNSTESRMHKMKVKNAAKLALAPQGPVKFDKDGSVLVAIHAKPGAKQNAVTDVSEEAVGVAIAAPPSDGEANAELVRYLAKVLELKRSEVVLDKGYRSREKVVKILAPLTPEEVQERLKTTAATN; encoded by the exons ATGCGAAGGATTCGGTTTTGGTGCGTTCCGCTCACGCTATCGGCTCCCGGTGCCAGTGCAGGCCCAGGCTTCCAGCGGCTCTCACCTGCTGGTTGGCCGCTGCTGACTGCTCCCAACCTGGGCCTAGGGGTGAGGGCTGCCCGCGGCATCAGGGAGAGAACCATGCCGAAAAACTCGACAGAAAGCCGAATG CATAAGATGAAAGTGAAGAATGCTGCAAAACTAGCACTGGCACCTCAGGGACCTGTGAAATTTGATAAGGATGGTTCTGTTTTGGTTGCTATTCACGCCAAACCTGGAGCCAAACAAAATGCTGTAACAG ATGTGTCGGAAGAAGCAGTTGGCGTGGCCATCGCAGCCCCCCCATCTGATGGGGAGGCGAATGCAGAACTGGTTCGCTATCTGGCCAAGGTGCTCGAATTGAAGAGAAGTGAAGTTGTCCTGGACAAG GGTTACAGATcgcgtgagaaggtggtgaagatTCTGGCTCCATTAACCCCGGAAGAGGTACAAGAAAGACTCAAAACCACAGCTGCCACAAACTAG
- the c26h15orf40 gene encoding UPF0235 protein C15orf40 homolog isoform X3, whose product MDGEPQGTVLKVFCKRSTCEHKMKVKNAAKLALAPQGPVKFDKDGSVLVAIHAKPGAKQNAVTDVSEEAVGVAIAAPPSDGEANAELVRYLAKVLELKRSEVVLDKGYRSREKVVKILAPLTPEEVQERLKTTAATN is encoded by the exons ATGGATGGAGAACcacagggcacagttttaaaagtgttttgcaaaagaagcacatgcgag CATAAGATGAAAGTGAAGAATGCTGCAAAACTAGCACTGGCACCTCAGGGACCTGTGAAATTTGATAAGGATGGTTCTGTTTTGGTTGCTATTCACGCCAAACCTGGAGCCAAACAAAATGCTGTAACAG ATGTGTCGGAAGAAGCAGTTGGCGTGGCCATCGCAGCCCCCCCATCTGATGGGGAGGCGAATGCAGAACTGGTTCGCTATCTGGCCAAGGTGCTCGAATTGAAGAGAAGTGAAGTTGTCCTGGACAAG GGTTACAGATcgcgtgagaaggtggtgaagatTCTGGCTCCATTAACCCCGGAAGAGGTACAAGAAAGACTCAAAACCACAGCTGCCACAAACTAG